The Caldisericum exile AZM16c01 region TCAAAACTGCAACTTTTGCCCTATCACCGGGTGCACGTACTATTCCCTTTATCTCAACAATCTTTTGTGCAACCTCAGGTACTTCTCTTTCAAGAAGTTTTGCAAGAAAATTTGGCTCTGCTCTCGAAAGGATTATTAAAGGATTTCTGTCACCGATTCTCACTTCTTTAACATAAACGTCATACTCTTTTCCTCTTATAAGATGCTCATTGGGGATCTGCTCTTCGAAAGGAAGAATTCCTTCAACTGTTTGCATTCCCTCTTCAAGGCTTATACCAATTGAGCCTCTTCCCTTTATTCTTGTAACTCTACCTTTTACAATGGTTCCTTGCTTATTTGCAAAGAGATTTACAAGATGTTCCTTCTTTCTTTCTGCAATTCTTTGCATGAAAACTTGCCTTGCAGCCATAACTGCAGATGATGAAAGCGTTCTTATGGGAATCTCTATAAGCACCTTCTCGCCAATTTTTGGATTATCGGTAAAGTTAAGCGCTTCCTTTGGAGAAATTTCCGTTATGGGATTCATTACACGTTCAACAATAATCTTCTCTGCGTAGAGTCTTATCTCACCCTTTGCAAGATTCACCTTAACTATAGAATTCTCTTCACCAAAATGCTTTTTATAGGCTTCCTTTATAGATTCAATTATTATCTCAATAATCTCTTCCTTGGGAATGCCTTCTTCTTTTTCAATGTTTCTTAAGGTTTCAATGTCTATCACTTTTTACCCCCTTTTCTTTTTTCAAACATTCTTTCAAACAATGCAACCCTTACAATTTTTGAAAAGGGAACTGAAAGCATTACACCATCAACTTCAAAATTTACCTCATCTCCTGCATTACCTCTCAGAATGCCTTCTTTGGTTACAGTCTGTCCTTTCTCATCCTCATAAGTAAAACGCACTTCTCTTCCTTCAAAAATATCAAGTTCGGCTCTATCCTTCAAAACCCTATCAAGTCCTGGGGTTGAAAGGTTAATGTCGTAAACACCTTCAACACCAATTGCCTTCAAATCACGCTGTATCTCCCTTGTAAGTTCTTCAAGATCACCAACGGTAATACCTTTTGTCCGCCTGTATACTATTGCTTCAATTGTATCAGCGGTGATAGATAACTCTATCACCATCATGTTAAACCTTTCTGCATTTTTTCTTACAATACTTTCTATTCGTTCCATAATTTTTTAAAATAAAAAGTGGGCACAAATTACCCACTTATACAAAAAATTCACCTTTATATTGTAAAAGAATTCCTTAAATTTTCCAAATTATAATTTTAATCAATTCTGTAAAAATAAGAAGAACGAACAAAAAATCGTACTTCTTTTAATTTAAGCAAGTTTTTGACTATTTCTCCTTTATTTTTAATCTTTGGTAATTCTTAAAGGTTTTAATATATTACATCTTATTTCTGTCATGCTATTCTTTAAAGTATGGTTCTACATAGTTTCTGAATTCCTCGTACTCCAAAAATAGAATTCTCAATCCTTCCTTTTCAGCAACTTTCCTAACTATTTCAGTTCCATAGTAGTATC contains the following coding sequences:
- the nusA gene encoding transcription termination factor NusA; translation: MIDIETLRNIEKEEGIPKEEIIEIIIESIKEAYKKHFGEENSIVKVNLAKGEIRLYAEKIIVERVMNPITEISPKEALNFTDNPKIGEKVLIEIPIRTLSSSAVMAARQVFMQRIAERKKEHLVNLFANKQGTIVKGRVTRIKGRGSIGISLEEGMQTVEGILPFEEQIPNEHLIRGKEYDVYVKEVRIGDRNPLIILSRAEPNFLAKLLEREVPEVAQKIVEIKGIVRAPGDRAKVAVLSKDLHVDPVGACIGPKGTRINAVSKAINFEKIDIIRYSPNPEVFIANSLSPAEVKRVEIIPNTKEANVYVEKKEAPIAMGKDGINVALASKLTGYNIHLVELEEGEVNEERK
- a CDS encoding ribosome maturation factor RimP, with amino-acid sequence MERIESIVRKNAERFNMMVIELSITADTIEAIVYRRTKGITVGDLEELTREIQRDLKAIGVEGVYDINLSTPGLDRVLKDRAELDIFEGREVRFTYEDEKGQTVTKEGILRGNAGDEVNFEVDGVMLSVPFSKIVRVALFERMFEKRKGGKK